From one Nothobranchius furzeri strain GRZ-AD chromosome 2, NfurGRZ-RIMD1, whole genome shotgun sequence genomic stretch:
- the lca5 gene encoding lebercilin isoform X1 — protein sequence MDAGKKDDPIEDNRDLSRHSHRSTREESRTSFVRKHKRNSQDKDHKNEGGVRSRSKTRTWGSDPDRDRMSDGEGRSDGSFYSDDYENVTPSERSLSPFPRSRTPSPTSKRGLRAKPMSRNSFHKTAGGAWRRGVSRPQRPGGLAQQHHRGPRSHSKDSTPPKDLDLVTKKMLSARLLKINELRNALAEMQQRTDELQKENRILKQLQVRQEKALRHYDDTESEISQLLSRHSNEIHVLRERLRRTQERERAAERRSKDTQEQLQRSHVTITRLKKLIDQRELGARDELSRKLEEEKTRAQEAERKIKELERSIEVSNSSHQRQLVSERKKTIGALEEIKNLQEETERLTSKLKEKERELDARNIYANRMMKPSLRREADGGTRQKGPSRNSTKAVQTEDRASSLDFPTPPPGISEAHELSEQAPNEYLSLKHLDRVRPQVEVQKSVDEVRKKKDVEKELVKQREQKQRLGPDLNVLNEKAIRPSDGLEKEEEVGRKTSSLFNQTQEENYWKRGHVQEEVMRWNQESLSNQQAAQEACQKKETRETDRLNNGPLSESTRIPGDFHPPEQKNRNTLMELEEKGGVPVGIRDRRRRPGVDSGSVTAGIGRRVLQSQTSSDELAFGGYAPSFGHSTSRASSGFPAPPPKEDGDAGLFYFSGAEKEKKVERDKKASLLQQLFGAQAMLTDDDLRTCNRMEVLNSPPAPSGERSRWDGLLSFSSGSSVPPASSINTLQVAESRPAVRAITSFDDDIEELAL from the exons ATGGATGCTGGAAAAAAAGACGATCCAATCGAAGACAACCGGGATCTGAGTCGTCATTCCCATCGAAGCACAAGGGAAGAGTCTCGAACGTCGTTCGTCAGGAAGCACAAAAGGAATTCTCAGGATAAAGATCACAAAAATGAAGGCGGTGTCAGGAGCAGATCTAAAACACGAACGTGGGGTTCAGATCCAGATCGGGACAGAATGTCAGATGGAGAGGGAAGAAGTGATGGGTCATTTTACTCAGACGATTATGAGAACGTCACACCATCAGAGCGCTCCCTTTCACCATTCCCCCGCTCTCGGACTCCATCCCCCACTTCTAAAAGAGGGCTGCGGGCAAAGCCGATGTCCAGAAACTCTTTCCACAAAACTG CAGGTGGTGCATGGCGCAGGGGTGTGTCTCGACCACAGCGACCTGGGGGCCTGGCCCAACAGCATCACAGGGGGCCCCGATCCCACAGCAAGGATTCAACTCCACCTAAAGATCTGGACTTGGTGACCAAGAAGATGCTCTCCGCCCGCCTCCTGAAGATCAACGAGCTGCGTAACGCTCTCGCTGAGATGCAGCAGCGCACAGATGAACTGCAGAAGGAGAACCGCATCCTCAAACAA CTTCAGGTGCGTCAGGAGAAAGCGCTGCGGCATTACGACGACACAGAGAGTGAGATCTCCCAGCTTCTGTCACGTCACTCCAACGAGATCCACGTGCTGCGTGAGAGACTCCGGCGCACGCAGGAGCGAGAAAGGGCGGCGGAGCGCCGGTCCAAGGACACCCAGGAGCAGCTGCAGAGGAGCCACGTGACCATCACGCGACTGAAGAAGTTGATCGACCAGCGAGAGTTAGGAGCCAGAGACGAACTGAGCCGCaagctggaggaggagaagaCACGAGCCCAAGAGGCGGAGCGCAAAATTAAG gAACTGGAGCGCAGCATCGAGGTGAGCAACAGCAGCCATCAGAGGCAGCTGGTTTCAGAGAGGAAGAAGACGATCGGCGCTCTGGAGGAGATCAAGAATCTGCAGGAGGAGACGGAACGGCTGACGAGTAAACTCAAG gaGAAAGAAAGAGAACTAGATGCCAGGAATATTTACGCCAACCGCATGATGAAGCCCTCGTTACGAAGGGAGGCCGACGGTGGCACGAGGCAGAAAG GCCCCAGCAGGAACAGCACCAAGGCGGTACAGACCGAAGACAGAGCTTCCAGTCTGGATTTCCCCACGCCCCCCCCTGGCATCAGCGAGGCTCATGAGCTCAGCGAGCAGGCGCCTAATGAGTACCTGTCTCTAAAG CACCTCGATAGAGTCAGACCACAGGTGGAGGTGCAGAAGAGCGTGGATGAAGTCAGGAAAAAGAAGGATGTGGAGAAGGAGCTGGTGAAGCAAAGAGAACAGAAACAGCGACTGGGTCCGGATCTGAATGTGCTTAACGAGAAGGCCATCAGACCAAGTGATG GTTTGGAGAAGGAAGAGGAAGTTGGAAGGAAAACAAGTTCCCTTTTTAACCAGACTCAAGAGGAGAACTACTGGAAACGAGGTCATGTCCAGGAGGAGGTGATGAGGTGGAACCAAGAGTCTCTGTCCAATCAGCAAGCAGCACAGGAAGCATGTCAGAAGAAAGAGACGCGAGAAACAGACCGTCTGAACAATGGACCCCTCTCCGAGTCCACGAGGATTCCTGGTGACTTCCATCCTCCTGAGCAGAAGAACCGAAACACTTTGATGGAGTTAGAGGAGAAGGGTGGTGTTCCTGTTGGGATTAGAGACAGAAGGAGACGACCCGGTGTTGACAGCGGCAGTGTGACGGCGGGAATCGGAAGGAGAGTGCTGCAGTCCCAAACCTCCAGTGATGAGCTGGCGTTTGGAGGCTACGCGCCTTCGTTTGGGCATTCCACCTCTCGAGCTTCCTCTGGCTTCCCTGCACCTCCACCCAAAGAGGACGGAGACGCAGGACTGTTTTATTTCAGTGGAGCAGAgaaggagaagaaagtggagagggACAAGAAGGCAAGCCTCTTGCAGCAACTCTTTGGTGCACAGGCCATGCTGACAGACGACGACCTTAGAACTTGTAACAGAATGGAGGTCCTTAACAGCCCTCCGGCTCCCAGCGGAGAGCGTTCAAGATGGGATGGACTCCTCAGCTTCAGCTCTGGCTCATCCGTCCCTCCAGCATCCTCCATCAACACCCTGCAGGTAGCAGAAAGCAGACCGGCTGTCCGAGCCATCACATCGTTTGATGATGACATCGAGGAGCTGGCTTTATAA
- the lca5 gene encoding lebercilin isoform X2 — protein sequence MDAGKKDDPIEDNRDLSRHSHRSTREESRTSFVRKHKRNSQDKDHKNEGGVRSRSKTRTWGSDPDRDRMSDGEGRSDGSFYSDDYENVTPSERSLSPFPRSRTPSPTSKRGLRAKPMSRNSFHKTGGAWRRGVSRPQRPGGLAQQHHRGPRSHSKDSTPPKDLDLVTKKMLSARLLKINELRNALAEMQQRTDELQKENRILKQLQVRQEKALRHYDDTESEISQLLSRHSNEIHVLRERLRRTQERERAAERRSKDTQEQLQRSHVTITRLKKLIDQRELGARDELSRKLEEEKTRAQEAERKIKELERSIEVSNSSHQRQLVSERKKTIGALEEIKNLQEETERLTSKLKEKERELDARNIYANRMMKPSLRREADGGTRQKGPSRNSTKAVQTEDRASSLDFPTPPPGISEAHELSEQAPNEYLSLKHLDRVRPQVEVQKSVDEVRKKKDVEKELVKQREQKQRLGPDLNVLNEKAIRPSDGLEKEEEVGRKTSSLFNQTQEENYWKRGHVQEEVMRWNQESLSNQQAAQEACQKKETRETDRLNNGPLSESTRIPGDFHPPEQKNRNTLMELEEKGGVPVGIRDRRRRPGVDSGSVTAGIGRRVLQSQTSSDELAFGGYAPSFGHSTSRASSGFPAPPPKEDGDAGLFYFSGAEKEKKVERDKKASLLQQLFGAQAMLTDDDLRTCNRMEVLNSPPAPSGERSRWDGLLSFSSGSSVPPASSINTLQVAESRPAVRAITSFDDDIEELAL from the exons ATGGATGCTGGAAAAAAAGACGATCCAATCGAAGACAACCGGGATCTGAGTCGTCATTCCCATCGAAGCACAAGGGAAGAGTCTCGAACGTCGTTCGTCAGGAAGCACAAAAGGAATTCTCAGGATAAAGATCACAAAAATGAAGGCGGTGTCAGGAGCAGATCTAAAACACGAACGTGGGGTTCAGATCCAGATCGGGACAGAATGTCAGATGGAGAGGGAAGAAGTGATGGGTCATTTTACTCAGACGATTATGAGAACGTCACACCATCAGAGCGCTCCCTTTCACCATTCCCCCGCTCTCGGACTCCATCCCCCACTTCTAAAAGAGGGCTGCGGGCAAAGCCGATGTCCAGAAACTCTTTCCACAAAACTG GTGGTGCATGGCGCAGGGGTGTGTCTCGACCACAGCGACCTGGGGGCCTGGCCCAACAGCATCACAGGGGGCCCCGATCCCACAGCAAGGATTCAACTCCACCTAAAGATCTGGACTTGGTGACCAAGAAGATGCTCTCCGCCCGCCTCCTGAAGATCAACGAGCTGCGTAACGCTCTCGCTGAGATGCAGCAGCGCACAGATGAACTGCAGAAGGAGAACCGCATCCTCAAACAA CTTCAGGTGCGTCAGGAGAAAGCGCTGCGGCATTACGACGACACAGAGAGTGAGATCTCCCAGCTTCTGTCACGTCACTCCAACGAGATCCACGTGCTGCGTGAGAGACTCCGGCGCACGCAGGAGCGAGAAAGGGCGGCGGAGCGCCGGTCCAAGGACACCCAGGAGCAGCTGCAGAGGAGCCACGTGACCATCACGCGACTGAAGAAGTTGATCGACCAGCGAGAGTTAGGAGCCAGAGACGAACTGAGCCGCaagctggaggaggagaagaCACGAGCCCAAGAGGCGGAGCGCAAAATTAAG gAACTGGAGCGCAGCATCGAGGTGAGCAACAGCAGCCATCAGAGGCAGCTGGTTTCAGAGAGGAAGAAGACGATCGGCGCTCTGGAGGAGATCAAGAATCTGCAGGAGGAGACGGAACGGCTGACGAGTAAACTCAAG gaGAAAGAAAGAGAACTAGATGCCAGGAATATTTACGCCAACCGCATGATGAAGCCCTCGTTACGAAGGGAGGCCGACGGTGGCACGAGGCAGAAAG GCCCCAGCAGGAACAGCACCAAGGCGGTACAGACCGAAGACAGAGCTTCCAGTCTGGATTTCCCCACGCCCCCCCCTGGCATCAGCGAGGCTCATGAGCTCAGCGAGCAGGCGCCTAATGAGTACCTGTCTCTAAAG CACCTCGATAGAGTCAGACCACAGGTGGAGGTGCAGAAGAGCGTGGATGAAGTCAGGAAAAAGAAGGATGTGGAGAAGGAGCTGGTGAAGCAAAGAGAACAGAAACAGCGACTGGGTCCGGATCTGAATGTGCTTAACGAGAAGGCCATCAGACCAAGTGATG GTTTGGAGAAGGAAGAGGAAGTTGGAAGGAAAACAAGTTCCCTTTTTAACCAGACTCAAGAGGAGAACTACTGGAAACGAGGTCATGTCCAGGAGGAGGTGATGAGGTGGAACCAAGAGTCTCTGTCCAATCAGCAAGCAGCACAGGAAGCATGTCAGAAGAAAGAGACGCGAGAAACAGACCGTCTGAACAATGGACCCCTCTCCGAGTCCACGAGGATTCCTGGTGACTTCCATCCTCCTGAGCAGAAGAACCGAAACACTTTGATGGAGTTAGAGGAGAAGGGTGGTGTTCCTGTTGGGATTAGAGACAGAAGGAGACGACCCGGTGTTGACAGCGGCAGTGTGACGGCGGGAATCGGAAGGAGAGTGCTGCAGTCCCAAACCTCCAGTGATGAGCTGGCGTTTGGAGGCTACGCGCCTTCGTTTGGGCATTCCACCTCTCGAGCTTCCTCTGGCTTCCCTGCACCTCCACCCAAAGAGGACGGAGACGCAGGACTGTTTTATTTCAGTGGAGCAGAgaaggagaagaaagtggagagggACAAGAAGGCAAGCCTCTTGCAGCAACTCTTTGGTGCACAGGCCATGCTGACAGACGACGACCTTAGAACTTGTAACAGAATGGAGGTCCTTAACAGCCCTCCGGCTCCCAGCGGAGAGCGTTCAAGATGGGATGGACTCCTCAGCTTCAGCTCTGGCTCATCCGTCCCTCCAGCATCCTCCATCAACACCCTGCAGGTAGCAGAAAGCAGACCGGCTGTCCGAGCCATCACATCGTTTGATGATGACATCGAGGAGCTGGCTTTATAA
- the fam167ab gene encoding protein FAM167A isoform X1 codes for MLQMCLFILLNNSTFIRQHGTQLHTSDGKFMFIFDAFFCEFVYLFLDYHNLLKKNIKNKIKNEKMCLSDFFLSKCEVMMPAYQTVAHLRWYPRRGKPESVSEGVSKQPERDAVFPPLLRYALHSETSVPESWQNEALSGFYRRSDVLTRLMMDATSTPQIMVSRLNKLQEVACEESADLPADDHLLTLKALTEKLRLQTRRPSYLEWKAQLEAESFKESGTGKYQFQEEAKGDPVTHTAEENEGKLLSGVLKGFESIDEALSWLRRELTDMRLQDQQLARQLIRLRNDINLLKIEQMCHEHRSMLNDATFGLEEKDELSDLLCECPVTPGLGLSAPLRLIGVTKMNINSRRFSLC; via the exons ATGCTACAGATGTGTTTGTTTATACTTTTAAATAATTCCACTTTTATACGTCAACATGGCACACAGCTTCACACTTCAGATGGAAAGTTCATGTTTATATTTGATGCATTTTTTTgtgaatttgtttatttattcttaGATTATcataatttattaaaaaaaaacataaagaataaaataaaaaatgagaaAATGTGTCTTTCTGATTTCTTTCTGAGTAAATGTGAGGTAATGATGCCTGCTTATCAGACTGTGGCGCACTTGCGATGGTATCCACGCCGCGGGAAGCCCGAATCCGTTTCTGAGGGTGTTTCCAAGCAGCCAGAGCGTGACGCGGTGTTCCCGCCCCTCCTCCGGTATGCACTCCACTCAGAAACGAGTGTCCCTGAGAGCTGGCAGAACGAGGCGCTCTCCGGTTTCTACCGACGCAGCGACGTTCTTACCAG ATTGATGATGGACGCAACTTCGACTCCACAGATCATGGTGAGCAGGCTCAATAAGCTGCAGGAAGTAGCCTGTGAGGAAAGTGCAGATTTGCCTGCAGATGATCATCTATTGACTCTAAAAGCTTTGACGGAGAAGTTAAGACTGCAGACCAGACGACCGTCTTACCTGGAGTGGAAAGCCCAGCTGGAGGCAGAAAGCTTCAAAGAGTCAGGGACTGGAAAATACCAGTTCCAGGAGGAGGCTAAAGGGGACCCAGTGACACACACTGCAGAGGAGAATGAGGGCAAGCTGCTATCGGGTGTGCTGAAGGGGTTTGAAAGCATCGATGAAGCTCTGTCTTGGCTCAGAAGAGAGCTG ACGGATATGCGTTTGCAGGACCAGCAGCTAGCGAGGCAGCTCATACGACTCCGGAATGACATCAATTTGCTCAAAATCGAGCAGATGTGCCACGAGCATCGCAGCATGCTCAACGACGCCACCTTTGGCCTGGAGGAGAAGGACGAGCTGTCGGACCTGCTGTGTGAGTGCCCTGTCACCCCAGGACTCGGACTCTCGGCACCACTGAGGCTCATCGGTGTCACTAAGATGAATATTAACTCCCGACGATTCTCACTCTGCTAA
- the fam167ab gene encoding protein FAM167A isoform X2, whose amino-acid sequence MLQMCLFILLNNSTFIRQHGTQLHTSDGKFMFIFDAFFCEFVYLFLDYHNLLKKNIKNKIKNEKMCLSDFFLSKCEVMMPAYQTVAHLRWYPRRGKPESVSEGVSKQPERDAVFPPLLRYALHSETSVPESWQNEALSGFYRRSDVLTRLMMDATSTPQIMVSRLNKLQEVACEESADLPADDHLLTLKALTEKLRLQTRRPSYLEWKAQLEAESFKESGTGKYQFQEEAKGDPVTHTAEENEGKLLSGVLKGFESIDEALSWLRRELQPEESCMLDSVMDGESDNRVTQGFCKYGYAFAGPAASEAAHTTPE is encoded by the exons ATGCTACAGATGTGTTTGTTTATACTTTTAAATAATTCCACTTTTATACGTCAACATGGCACACAGCTTCACACTTCAGATGGAAAGTTCATGTTTATATTTGATGCATTTTTTTgtgaatttgtttatttattcttaGATTATcataatttattaaaaaaaaacataaagaataaaataaaaaatgagaaAATGTGTCTTTCTGATTTCTTTCTGAGTAAATGTGAGGTAATGATGCCTGCTTATCAGACTGTGGCGCACTTGCGATGGTATCCACGCCGCGGGAAGCCCGAATCCGTTTCTGAGGGTGTTTCCAAGCAGCCAGAGCGTGACGCGGTGTTCCCGCCCCTCCTCCGGTATGCACTCCACTCAGAAACGAGTGTCCCTGAGAGCTGGCAGAACGAGGCGCTCTCCGGTTTCTACCGACGCAGCGACGTTCTTACCAG ATTGATGATGGACGCAACTTCGACTCCACAGATCATGGTGAGCAGGCTCAATAAGCTGCAGGAAGTAGCCTGTGAGGAAAGTGCAGATTTGCCTGCAGATGATCATCTATTGACTCTAAAAGCTTTGACGGAGAAGTTAAGACTGCAGACCAGACGACCGTCTTACCTGGAGTGGAAAGCCCAGCTGGAGGCAGAAAGCTTCAAAGAGTCAGGGACTGGAAAATACCAGTTCCAGGAGGAGGCTAAAGGGGACCCAGTGACACACACTGCAGAGGAGAATGAGGGCAAGCTGCTATCGGGTGTGCTGAAGGGGTTTGAAAGCATCGATGAAGCTCTGTCTTGGCTCAGAAGAGAGCTG CAACCAGAAGAATCCTGCATGTTGGACAGTGTGATGGACGGGGAATCGGACAACAGAGTGACACAGGGTTTCTGCAAGT ACGGATATGCGTTTGCAGGACCAGCAGCTAGCGAGGCAGCTCATACGACTCCGGAATGA
- the fam167ab gene encoding protein FAM167A isoform X3, with protein MMDATSTPQIMVSRLNKLQEVACEESADLPADDHLLTLKALTEKLRLQTRRPSYLEWKAQLEAESFKESGTGKYQFQEEAKGDPVTHTAEENEGKLLSGVLKGFESIDEALSWLRRELTDMRLQDQQLARQLIRLRNDINLLKIEQMCHEHRSMLNDATFGLEEKDELSDLLCECPVTPGLGLSAPLRLIGVTKMNINSRRFSLC; from the exons ATGATGGACGCAACTTCGACTCCACAGATCATGGTGAGCAGGCTCAATAAGCTGCAGGAAGTAGCCTGTGAGGAAAGTGCAGATTTGCCTGCAGATGATCATCTATTGACTCTAAAAGCTTTGACGGAGAAGTTAAGACTGCAGACCAGACGACCGTCTTACCTGGAGTGGAAAGCCCAGCTGGAGGCAGAAAGCTTCAAAGAGTCAGGGACTGGAAAATACCAGTTCCAGGAGGAGGCTAAAGGGGACCCAGTGACACACACTGCAGAGGAGAATGAGGGCAAGCTGCTATCGGGTGTGCTGAAGGGGTTTGAAAGCATCGATGAAGCTCTGTCTTGGCTCAGAAGAGAGCTG ACGGATATGCGTTTGCAGGACCAGCAGCTAGCGAGGCAGCTCATACGACTCCGGAATGACATCAATTTGCTCAAAATCGAGCAGATGTGCCACGAGCATCGCAGCATGCTCAACGACGCCACCTTTGGCCTGGAGGAGAAGGACGAGCTGTCGGACCTGCTGTGTGAGTGCCCTGTCACCCCAGGACTCGGACTCTCGGCACCACTGAGGCTCATCGGTGTCACTAAGATGAATATTAACTCCCGACGATTCTCACTCTGCTAA